In the Argonema galeatum A003/A1 genome, ACTGCCTCCCCTGCATCTCTCAAACTCCTACCGGCGAAACAACTGGCAAGCATTATGGTGGCAACTGCAACACCCAATAAAGGATGTAACCTGTCGGCAGCTTGAATAATTAACCAACCAACCAACCCACTACCCATTACCAATGAAATTCCTAGCAGTATTCCAGCACAGCGGGGTACGATCGCATCGATCGGCAAATTGGTTATTTTTCTTGTAAAATGAACACACCGTATGGTAGTAGGTTTCTCTAAAATTTCGATCGAGCATTGAAATAACTGACCGATCCCCCAGCCCATCACCTGCACGGGATGAAGCCAACCCCAAGGATCGCCAATTAGGTAATCTAACCCAGCTGCTAATGCTAGAACGAGGGCAGACTTGAGAGGAGAAAAATCAAAAGGCATGAAGAAGGGGCTAATCAAGAAGGGGCTAGGGGCTAGGGGCTAGGGGCTAGGGAAAGAGGGGAAGAGGGGAAGAGGGGAAGAGGGGAAGATTTCTGATTTTAAATTGAAATAAAATCTAAAATCTAAAATCTAAAATCTCCTGCCCGATGACACCTAAACAACAAAACTGGTTTCTTCCCCCAGAGATGCTTGCCAACTACGGGCGTCGTAATAAAGGTCTTCCAGAGAAATACTGTATAAAGCTTCTTTAAGCTTTTGGTGCAGGTGTCGCCAAACGGTAAACGTTACCCAGTCCTCAGCAAGCTTTGCATCAGGGGTGTGATGAGGCAAAGGTTGAATTGTTTCGCCAACCGCTTCTAAGATCTGTCCCAGAGAAATTTGTGCTGGTGAACGTGCCAATTTATAACCGCCTGAAGCACCGCGAACTGACTCGACTAAACTGGCGCGACGCATCTCTATAAGAAGTTTTTCCAGGTATGGGGCGGGGATATCTTGACGGCGTGCGATCGATCTGACAGAAGTCGGGCCGTATTCCGGCTGTAGACTCAAATCTAGCAGTGCCTTAACACTATAGTGTCCGCGAGTGGTTAGTTTCATCCCAAGCCGTAACTCATACAGCAGTTACCTATTTCTTTAGTCAATTCTAGTGAGCAACAGGATAGAGGGAAGCTAGATGTAGGTATGCTAGAGTTCCATTGACCAATGAGAGAGAACTACTTAACCAAGCGAGTTGTAACATAATATTGCGAGCTGATACAAAGCTAAAGCTTCATAAGCATAGCAAAATTAACCTAAAGTAAGATACTATAAATTACTTGAAGCATTTATTGTTGGATCGAGTTAATGAATAAAACCAAAAAGATCGAACCCCTAACTGGTGAGACTCTCCTCAAAAGAGTCAAAGAGCTGGAGAACGTGAGCAAAGAAGAAAAGGCCAAAGAGTGCGGCTACTACACCGTCACAAAAAACGGCGTAGAGCGCGTCAACATGATGAAGTTCCTGAACGCCCTCATTGATGCTGAGGGTATTCAGTTAGACAGCAAACAAACTGGCAATGGGCGTGGCGGACGCAGTGCTAGCTATCGCATTAGCGTGCAGTCTAACGGCAACTTACTGATTGGCTCAGCTTACACGAAACAGATGGGACTACAGGCAGGAGATGAGTTTGAAATTTCTCTAGGACGCAAGCATATTCGGCTACGTCAACTAGATGCAGATGAAATTCTAGACGACGAAGAATCCTGAGCGTTAACTCAAAGCTAATGGCTGAATTTTAAAGACGCCGACCGTTAAAGGCAGCGCCTTCAGGCGAAAGTTCGGGAATGCTTGCTTGGTTGCTCTCAAGCAAAGACAAATTCCCGCGCTATTACCTGAAATTTTCAGGCAGGTTGCTTGAGCTTAGTTAAAGGCAACTCCTCAGTTCTAGATGGAGTTGTTAGGTAAAGGCTGAGTGCCTGACCTGTAACTGCTACCTGACAAGCTAAATTAATCCCCTCCTGTTCTAGTAAGCCTAAAACTCGCCGGGGATTGTCTGGATCGACTACTGGTAGCTGATGCAAACCACGAGCCCCCATGCGGTCTAAAGCCTCAGCAACAGATTCCGAAGCGTAGGCGTAGAGGATTTCTTTGGTGCAGATAGATTCCAGGGTTTGAGCAGTTAAATCGCAGGCAAAAGGGTCTGTTTGGGCTCGTGCTAGAGCGCGATTGATATCCTGAAGAGTAACAAGGCCAATCAGTTGCGACTCTGCATCAATAACTAAAGCCGTATGGCACCTCTCACCCGTGAGAGCAAGACCAGCTTCTAGGACACCGCAATTGCCAGATAACATCAGGCGTGGCTTATCCATAGCCACAGCCACCGGCATTTGCTTCAAAATTGCCAGATTCTGGTCTTTCTCTACATTCACGCCCATCTGCTGGAGATTCAAGCCCCCAGTAGCAGTTGGTTTAAGTCGTTCAACCAGCCAAACGCTCAGACCCACTGCCGCCATCAAGGGTAAAACAATGCGGTAATCCCGCGTCAGTTCAAACAGTAACAGAATTGATGTCAGAGGAGCCCGCACGCTTCCAGCCAGAACCGCAGCCATTCCCACCATTGCATAAGCTGGTGGTGCAGCAATATTGGCGCTGATTCCCGGTAGCAATACCACCAAAATTTTTCCGTAAGCAGCTCCTAAAGAAGCGCCCAGAAACATCGCTGGGGCAAAAATGCCGCCCACCAGTCCAGAACCCAAGCTAAGCGCCGTCATCACCAGCTTGACGACCAGCAATATCAGCAACAAGGGTAGAGAAAACTCTACATCTTGGAGCATAGCTTCCACAGTTTCGTAGCCAATGCCCAAGATTTGAGGCCATTTCAAAGCCACCAAACCTATGCAGACTCCGCCCATAACTGGATGAATAAATCTAGGTATCCTACCCAACCAGCCAAACCCAGGCATCTGCCCGCGAAAGCATCGCTGAGTCACCTGAATGGCTTGCGTATAAGTCAGAGATACCAAACTGGCTAATAAACCCAATCCCATATAAAGGGGAAATTCCAGCGGGCTGCGAACTTCATAAACTGGTAGGCTAAAAGCAGGTTGAGCCCCTAATCCAATCTGTGCAATTAAAGCGGCTACTACAGCCGCTAGCAGCACCACGCTAACCGCTGAAGTGGCAAAAGTAGTTCCCAGTACCACCTCCAGAGCAAAGAAAACGCCAGCAATGGGGGCATTAAACCCAGCTGCCAAGCCAGCAGCGGCACCAGCCCCCAAAAGTAGCCGCTGTCGCTCTTGCGAAACTTGCAGCACCTGACCCAGCAGCATACCGAAATTCGCTCCGATTTCTACACTCGGCCCTTCTGGCCCCAAAGAAGCACCTGTGCCCAGGGAAATCGAAGCTGCCACCATTTTCGTCACTGGTCTGAGCTGTCTGACTACAGCATGACGCGACCCCTCGGTAGCTGCAATCAAGGAAGAAATGCTTGGGCCGAAGTCTTGCCAGCGCCAGCGCATTAAGCCGACAAGCAAACCACCGACAGTAGGAACGCAAGCTAAAGTCCAAGAACCCCAGATTGAGATCTTTCCCATCAAATCCTCCAGCATGAGGCTGCGGATCAGTTCAATCAAATAGTGAAATGTGACCACACCCATGCCAGTTCCACTACCAATTAGTACCGCCAAGATCAGCACTACGGTTTCTGGTGATGGCTGGAGACGGTTGAGAAGGCGAGTTAGAGGGGATGAGGGGGTAGAAGCACGGCAAGATTTTCCCGTATCTAGCAATGGCTGTTGGTTCAGACGCACAGCAGCGGGGGGAATGGGGGTCATTATAAAGGCGACTATATAAAGTATTAGAGAAAGCTTAAATTTTGTAACTGACTCCTCTTCTAGATTGTATCGAGAAGAAAGCCTACAAGTGTGCAGTTTTGGGAGTCAACAAGGGTACACTAAGGATGATGTGATGCCTGTATAGTCCAATCCATGTTAGCTACTCCTCTTATAGCCCCCTGGGTGTCAGGGATAAAGCTTGGAAAGCTACGGGCGTGGAAAATGTCATCATTTAGTAGTCCTATAAAATCTGCGAATATGTAAATCTGTGGCTAAGTTTCGGTCATCACTTCAAACAAGCGATAAATTTACGTAGGGAGATGGGAGTGGCTCAAAGTCAAGCTTTGATGGCGACGGCGTTGGGTCATGACTTGTAAAAACTCTAATCCTGGCGCAGCAGCGTCAAGGTAGTGTCAGTTATCAGTGCTGAAAAATAGATACACCCCGTGGAAAAGTAGGAAATTCTGATGAATGCTCACACATTTGATGGTCATTCTGTTGCTTGCCCGATTTGCCATCGTTCTAAAGGAATGAGGCTGGGTAACACGGGCAATGGACTATATATGTGTCCGTATTGCCAGGAACGCTTTGTAGTTACTGAAAGCGGTCATTACGTTCGAGACCCCCAACCGAATAAAAAACAGCGGGCTGATGGGCAAATGCTACGTCGCCAAAGTCGCCCTTTGGCTCGTATGCGTCGCGATTTCCGCATTGTCAAACCTATTTCCTTTGTAGCGATCGTAGGTAGTGCTATTTTCTTGGGTTATACTTTGGCAACACTGGATGAAAAGCCCTCTCAACAAAATCGGTTTCAGGAATTTATAGAATGGGTGACAAAATTGGTAGAGTGAGGTAATAGATAATTGGGAACTGGGGAC is a window encoding:
- a CDS encoding RrF2 family transcriptional regulator, with amino-acid sequence MKLTTRGHYSVKALLDLSLQPEYGPTSVRSIARRQDIPAPYLEKLLIEMRRASLVESVRGASGGYKLARSPAQISLGQILEAVGETIQPLPHHTPDAKLAEDWVTFTVWRHLHQKLKEALYSISLEDLYYDARSWQASLGEETSFVV
- a CDS encoding AbrB family transcriptional regulator → MNKTKKIEPLTGETLLKRVKELENVSKEEKAKECGYYTVTKNGVERVNMMKFLNALIDAEGIQLDSKQTGNGRGGRSASYRISVQSNGNLLIGSAYTKQMGLQAGDEFEISLGRKHIRLRQLDADEILDDEES
- a CDS encoding chloride channel protein encodes the protein MTPIPPAAVRLNQQPLLDTGKSCRASTPSSPLTRLLNRLQPSPETVVLILAVLIGSGTGMGVVTFHYLIELIRSLMLEDLMGKISIWGSWTLACVPTVGGLLVGLMRWRWQDFGPSISSLIAATEGSRHAVVRQLRPVTKMVAASISLGTGASLGPEGPSVEIGANFGMLLGQVLQVSQERQRLLLGAGAAAGLAAGFNAPIAGVFFALEVVLGTTFATSAVSVVLLAAVVAALIAQIGLGAQPAFSLPVYEVRSPLEFPLYMGLGLLASLVSLTYTQAIQVTQRCFRGQMPGFGWLGRIPRFIHPVMGGVCIGLVALKWPQILGIGYETVEAMLQDVEFSLPLLLILLVVKLVMTALSLGSGLVGGIFAPAMFLGASLGAAYGKILVVLLPGISANIAAPPAYAMVGMAAVLAGSVRAPLTSILLLFELTRDYRIVLPLMAAVGLSVWLVERLKPTATGGLNLQQMGVNVEKDQNLAILKQMPVAVAMDKPRLMLSGNCGVLEAGLALTGERCHTALVIDAESQLIGLVTLQDINRALARAQTDPFACDLTAQTLESICTKEILYAYASESVAEALDRMGARGLHQLPVVDPDNPRRVLGLLEQEGINLACQVAVTGQALSLYLTTPSRTEELPLTKLKQPA